A genomic window from Apus apus isolate bApuApu2 chromosome 26, bApuApu2.pri.cur, whole genome shotgun sequence includes:
- the SLC25A37 gene encoding LOW QUALITY PROTEIN: mitoferrin-1 (The sequence of the model RefSeq protein was modified relative to this genomic sequence to represent the inferred CDS: deleted 1 base in 1 codon) encodes MELSCGVGGSAAAPPGPGPPRPAAAVPPAAPAEGEEYESLPSGASLATHMMAGAVAGIMEHTVMYPVDSVKTRMQSLQPDPKAQYRSVYEALKKIVLTEGFWRPLRGINVTMLGAGPAHAMYFACYEKMKKSLSDALQQGGNSHLANGVAGSVATLLHDAVMNPAEVVKQRMQMFNSPYKSVLACMRTVQRTEGFGAFYRSYTTQLTMNIPFQAIHFITYEFMQEQINPRRDYNPRSHVVSGAVAGAVAAAATTPLDVCKTLLNTQENMALSSVNISGHLSGMVNAFKTVYQLGGVSGYFRGVQARVIYQMPSTAIAWSVYEFFKYFLTKHKLEKRTSL; translated from the exons ATGGAGCTGAGCTGCGGCGTggggggcagcgcggccgcc cCCCCGGGGCCCGGGCCCCCTCGTCCCGCCGCCGCCGTCCCCCCGGCAGCGCCCGCGGAGGGCGAGGAGTACGAGAGCCTGCCCAGCGGCGCCTCGCTGGCCACACACATGATGGCCGGGGCGGTGGCGGGCATCATGGAGCACACCGTCATGTACCCGGTGGATTCGGTCAAG ACAAGGATGCAGAGCTTGCAGCCGGACCCCAAGGCCCAGTACAGGAGTGTGTATGAAGCTCTGAAGAAGATTGTCCTTACAGAGGGTTTCTGGAGGCCTTTACGTGGGATTAATGTCACCATGCTGGGGGCTGGCCCTGCCCACGCCATGTACTTTGCCTGctatgagaaaatgaaaaagtctCTAAGTGATGCCCTCCAGCAGGGAGGAAACAGCCACTTGGCCAATG GTGTAGCTGGGAGTGTGGCCACGCTGCTCCACGATGCCGTGATGAATCCTGCTGAAG TGGTGAAGCAGCGGATGCAGATGTTCAACTCGCCCTACAAGTCCGTCCTGGCCTGCATGAGGACAGTGCAGAGGACAGAGGGCTTTGGTGCCTTCTACCGCAGCTACACCACCCAGCTCACCATGAACATCCCCTTCCAGGCCATCCACTTCATCACCTACGAGTTCATGCAGGAGCAGATCAACCCACGCCGTGACTACAACCCCCGTTCCCACGTCGTGTCCGGCGCCGTCGCGGGGGCCGTGGCcgctgctgccaccacccccCTGGATGTCTGCAAGACCCTCCTCAACACCCAGGAGAACATGGCCTTGAGCTCGGTGAACATCAGTGGGCATCTCTCGGGCATGGTGAATGCCTTCAAGACTGTCTACCAGCTTGGGGGGGTGTCAGGGTATTTCAGAGGGGTGCAGGCACGTGTCATCTACCAGATGCCCTCAACAGCCATCGCCTGGTCGGTCTATGAGTTCTTCAAGTACTTCCTCACCAAGCACAAGCTGGAAAAAAGAACATCTTTGTGA